In Phoenix dactylifera cultivar Barhee BC4 unplaced genomic scaffold, palm_55x_up_171113_PBpolish2nd_filt_p 000577F, whole genome shotgun sequence, a genomic segment contains:
- the LOC120106603 gene encoding uncharacterized protein LOC120106603: MEGARKLLVEKVTDVEGAEEIKRNVIEFLKEKFVQLLHLLDDFGRFFTEKVDQLFPPATRAETLHRWVHVGLTVVLPVALAVLFLFYCCRCCCCRNGGRAAGKMMKAPGRGGPLMPRASFESNPQAYFRGLHAGKDLVY; the protein is encoded by the coding sequence atggagggagCAAGGAAGCTTTTGGTGGAGAAGGTGACAGACGTAGAGGGAGCGGAAGAAATCAAGAGGAACGTGATAGAGTTCTTGAAGGAGAAATTTGTCCAACTACTCCACCTTCTGGATGATTTCGGCCGGTTCTTCACCGAGAAGGTGGACCAGCTCTTCCCGCCGGCGACCCGGGCCGAAACTCTGCACCGGTGGGTCCACGTCGGGCTCACTGTCGTCCTCCCCGTCGCCCTCGccgtccttttccttttctactgctgccgctgctgctgctgccgcaaCGGAGGTCGGGCCGCCGGCAAGATGATGAAGGCCCCTGGGAGGGGTGGCCCCCTCATGCCGAGGGCCTCCTTCGAGAGCAATCCCCAGGCTTATTTCCGAGGCCTCCATGCCGGCAAGGATCTGGTCTATTAA
- the LOC120106604 gene encoding uncharacterized protein LOC120106604 yields MGRTSTRLPSFCLNRGATPVRVRSPPIDSKPVSATVEACQLLEPSANVEESSDGTKKDVELGRRIMVVVDSSPEAKTALQWTLSHSVGSNDTIVLLDIVKPSKHGEQLQRERDPKGSELLCAMKSICQSKRPEVEVEFSIVEGKERGPAIVEEARKQGASLLVMGQKKRWITWRLLMMWAGSKIGSSIVDYCVKNASCMALAVRRKSRRGGGYLITTKRQKDFWLLA; encoded by the exons ATGGGCCGAACCAGCACGAGGCTACCAAGCTTCTGCTTAAACCGTGGTGCAACTCCAGTCCGAGTCCGGTCTCCACCGATAGACTCGAAGCCCGTTTCTGCCACCGTCGAGGCATGTCAGCTCCTCGAGCCTTCTGCCAATGTGGAGGAGTCCAGTGATGGAACAAAGAAGGATGTGGAGCTTGGCAGAAGGATCATGGTTGTCGTGGACTCGAGCCCCGAAGCTAAGACTGCCTTGCAGTGGACGCTCTCGCACTCGGTCGGGAGCAACGACACTATTGTTCTTCTGGACATTGTGAAGCCATCTAAGCATG GTGAACAActtcagagggagagagatcCAAAGGGTTCTGAGCTCCTCTGTGCTATGAAGAGTATCTGCCAATCAAAAAGACCTGAG GTAGAAGTTGAATTTTCTATAGTGGAAGGGAAAGAGCGAGGGCCGGCCATCGTCGAAGAGGCCAGAAAGCAGGGAGCCTCCCTCCTTGTCATGGGGCAGAAGAAGCGATGGATCACATGGCGTCTGCTGATGATGTGGGCCGGAAGTAAGATCGGAAGCAGCATCGTAGACTACTGCGTGAAGAATGCGAGCTGCATGGCTCTGGCAGTGAGGAGAAAGAGTAGGAGAGGTGGTGGATATTTGATCACTACCAAGCGTCAGAAAGACTTCTGGCTTTTGGCTTAA